One part of the Prochlorococcus marinus str. MIT 9313 genome encodes these proteins:
- a CDS encoding rubredoxin — MSDKTTPAEDSTEAESVAQTDVDCMAIDTIASAESDTDQLTHRFECRSCGYVYDPEEGVKKLGITSGTAFKDLDPTNFRCPVCRARIDAFKNIGPRSAPSGFDQNLNYGIGVNRLTPGQKNVLIFGGLALAFAFFLSLYSLR; from the coding sequence GTGAGCGACAAAACCACACCTGCCGAAGACTCGACAGAAGCCGAATCAGTTGCTCAAACTGACGTTGATTGTATGGCCATAGACACCATCGCCTCAGCAGAGTCCGACACCGATCAGCTCACCCATCGCTTTGAGTGCCGCAGTTGCGGTTACGTCTATGACCCAGAAGAAGGAGTCAAGAAGCTTGGCATCACTTCCGGAACAGCTTTCAAGGATCTCGATCCAACCAACTTTCGTTGCCCCGTATGCCGTGCCCGCATCGACGCCTTCAAAAACATCGGTCCTCGCAGTGCACCTAGCGGCTTTGACCAAAACCTCAACTACGGCATCGGCGTCAACCGCTTAACACCCGGGCAAAAGAATGTCCTGATCTTTGGAGGCCTGGCACTGGCCTTCGCCTTCTTCCTCTCCCTCTACTCACTGCGTTAA
- a CDS encoding photosynthesis system II assembly factor Ycf48: MSRLFSNLFNLLLIAAIGFGLSGCVTSRLPVASTSPWQPLELNTESNPLDISFSDANHGFVVGTNRLIMESNDGGVSWKKRSLDLEEDENFRLISIDFNGNEGWIAGQPGLVMHSTDAGKNWSRLKLENKLPGDPYLITNLGPNNAELATNAGAIYRTSDGGTTWKATVSEAAGAVRDLRRSAAGNYVSVSSLGNFFSTLDLGQDVWQNHERVSSKRVQSLGYQPNGELWMVARGAEIRLNDQPGNVDSWGKAMIPITNGYNYLDLSWDPNGGIWAAGGNGTLIKTLDDGKSWQIDPMGDTQPSNLIRILFDTSSESQAKGFVLGERGHLLRWVG, from the coding sequence ATGAGCCGCCTGTTCTCAAACCTTTTCAACCTTCTACTGATTGCGGCCATCGGGTTCGGCCTCAGTGGGTGCGTCACCAGCCGGCTTCCGGTCGCCAGCACCAGCCCATGGCAACCCTTGGAGTTGAACACTGAGTCAAATCCACTGGACATAAGTTTCTCTGACGCCAACCACGGCTTCGTTGTTGGTACCAACCGCTTAATCATGGAATCAAATGATGGGGGTGTCAGCTGGAAGAAGCGCAGCTTGGATCTTGAAGAAGATGAAAACTTCCGGCTCATCAGTATCGATTTCAACGGCAATGAGGGTTGGATCGCTGGGCAGCCAGGGCTGGTGATGCACAGCACTGACGCAGGCAAGAACTGGTCACGCCTGAAGCTTGAAAACAAACTCCCAGGGGATCCATATTTGATTACCAACCTAGGTCCCAATAATGCTGAGCTTGCCACCAACGCAGGTGCCATCTATCGCACAAGCGATGGTGGCACCACCTGGAAAGCAACTGTGAGTGAAGCGGCCGGTGCAGTGCGCGACCTCAGGCGCAGTGCAGCTGGCAATTACGTGAGCGTGAGCAGTCTGGGCAATTTCTTCTCCACCTTGGATCTAGGCCAGGATGTTTGGCAAAACCATGAGAGGGTCAGCAGCAAGCGGGTGCAGAGCCTGGGTTATCAACCCAACGGTGAACTATGGATGGTGGCCAGGGGGGCCGAGATCCGCTTGAACGATCAACCCGGAAACGTCGACAGCTGGGGAAAAGCGATGATTCCAATCACCAATGGCTACAACTACCTAGATCTGTCCTGGGATCCCAACGGAGGCATCTGGGCAGCGGGCGGCAACGGAACTCTTATTAAGACTCTGGATGACGGAAAAAGCTGGCAGATCGATCCCATGGGCGACACACAGCCCTCGAACTTGATCAGGATCCTGTTCGACACCAGCTCTGAAAGCCAAGCCAAAGGGTTTGTTCTTGGGGAACGAGGCCACCTTCTGCGCTGGGTGGGCTAA
- the psbE gene encoding cytochrome b559 subunit alpha, translating to MAAGSTGERPFFEIVTSIRYWVIHAVTLPSIFLAGYLFVSTGLAYDTFGTPRPDAYFQASESKAPVVSQRYEAKSQLDLRLQ from the coding sequence ATGGCTGCTGGCTCCACCGGGGAACGCCCTTTTTTCGAGATCGTCACTAGCATCCGCTACTGGGTGATCCACGCTGTTACCCTGCCGTCGATCTTCCTCGCCGGCTACCTGTTTGTGTCCACGGGCCTTGCCTATGACACATTCGGCACACCTCGCCCTGATGCCTATTTCCAGGCAAGCGAAAGCAAGGCTCCTGTCGTTAGCCAACGCTACGAAGCCAAATCCCAACTCGACCTGCGCCTGCAATAA
- the psbF gene encoding cytochrome b559 subunit beta, with product MAQSSSAPLQALNVRVYPIFTVRWLAVHVLGVPTVFFLGAITAMQLIRR from the coding sequence ATGGCTCAATCTTCTTCTGCACCTCTTCAAGCGCTTAACGTCCGTGTCTATCCGATTTTCACGGTGCGTTGGCTCGCTGTACACGTCTTGGGTGTACCCACAGTGTTTTTTCTTGGCGCCATAACCGCCATGCAGCTCATCCGTCGCTGA
- a CDS encoding photosystem II reaction center protein L encodes MEQNPNPNNLPAELNRTSLYLGLLLVFVTAVLFTSYFFN; translated from the coding sequence ATGGAGCAAAACCCAAACCCGAACAACCTGCCGGCAGAACTGAACCGCACTAGCCTTTACCTAGGGCTTTTGCTGGTTTTTGTAACCGCCGTGCTATTTACCAGCTACTTCTTCAACTAA
- a CDS encoding photosystem II reaction center protein J: protein MSTKLKGPDGRIPDRLPDGSPAVSWERRWTEGSLPLWLVATVGGMAVLSVLGLFFFGSFTGVGSA from the coding sequence ATGAGTACGAAACTTAAAGGCCCTGACGGACGCATACCTGACCGTCTTCCTGACGGCAGTCCAGCCGTTTCATGGGAACGCCGGTGGACAGAAGGGTCCCTACCCCTATGGTTAGTGGCCACAGTTGGTGGCATGGCTGTCCTCTCAGTCCTAGGTCTCTTCTTCTTCGGCTCCTTCACTGGAGTCGGTTCCGCTTAA
- the mtnP gene encoding S-methyl-5'-thioadenosine phosphorylase has product MNRLTTSPLEGARLGVLGGSGLYAIEGLENIQELEIDTPFGKPSDSFRLGTLDGMEVVFLARHGRNHTFLPTEVPYRANIWAMRSLGVRWILSPSAVGSLQEQVRPLDMVVPDQFIDRTHQRPLTFFGDGAVAHVAMADPFCLTLSRLLADVGESLMPDGRQLHRSGTYLAMEGPAFSTRAESKLYRSWGCMVIGMTNHTEARLAREAEIAYASLSMVTDYDCWHGHHDSVTVEMVLANLRANAQLATKIVRETAKMVADIRPVSTAHNALEDALLTAKKHVTDKTRRKLDLFTRPYWGEFGGS; this is encoded by the coding sequence TTGAATCGCCTCACAACTTCTCCTCTCGAAGGCGCTCGTTTAGGAGTTTTGGGAGGCAGTGGTCTCTATGCCATCGAAGGCCTTGAGAACATTCAAGAATTGGAGATTGATACTCCCTTTGGAAAGCCTTCGGACTCTTTTCGACTCGGCACCCTTGACGGTATGGAGGTGGTGTTTCTTGCTCGCCATGGGCGTAATCACACTTTTTTGCCTACGGAAGTTCCCTATCGAGCGAATATTTGGGCGATGCGTTCGCTTGGTGTGCGTTGGATCCTTTCGCCTTCAGCAGTTGGTTCATTGCAGGAACAGGTGCGCCCCTTAGACATGGTGGTACCTGATCAATTCATTGATCGGACTCATCAGCGACCACTGACTTTTTTTGGAGATGGGGCGGTGGCTCATGTGGCAATGGCTGATCCTTTTTGCCTCACGCTTTCTCGCTTATTAGCTGATGTTGGCGAAAGCCTGATGCCGGATGGACGCCAATTGCATCGTAGTGGTACCTATCTGGCGATGGAAGGTCCGGCCTTTTCCACTCGAGCTGAATCGAAGTTGTATAGGAGTTGGGGCTGCATGGTGATCGGAATGACCAATCACACTGAGGCTCGCCTGGCTCGGGAAGCAGAGATTGCCTATGCTTCTTTATCAATGGTGACTGATTACGATTGTTGGCATGGTCACCATGACAGCGTGACTGTAGAGATGGTGCTTGCAAATCTGAGGGCCAATGCACAATTGGCCACAAAGATCGTTCGGGAAACAGCCAAAATGGTTGCAGATATTCGTCCCGTCAGCACAGCTCACAATGCTTTGGAAGATGCTTTGCTAACCGCCAAAAAACATGTAACTGACAAAACCCGCCGCAAACTTGACCTCTTTACAAGGCCTTATTGGGGCGAGTTTGGCGGTAGTTGA
- the mtnA gene encoding S-methyl-5-thioribose-1-phosphate isomerase, which produces MNIDGTAWRTIWLEKDGHSVGVIDQTQLPHKFSTLKLSNCQEAATAISTMIVRGAPLIGVTGAYGLMLALQEDPSDNALEAAFKQLNATRPTAVNLRWALKRIRDKVKPLQPAKRAEAARAESALIAEEDVAMCEAIGNHGLAIIQKLAAGRPSVRQKEPIQVLTHCNAGWLATVDWGTALAPIYKAHRAGLNIHVWVDETRPRNQGASLTAYELGREGVPHTVIVDNAGGHLMQQGYVDAVVVGSDRTTRSGDVCNKIGTYLKALAALDNGVPFYVALPASTIDWSISDGVAEIPIETRSAMEVTHIQGRNNNASSNNQLTTVQLTPNQSEGFNPAFDVTPARLVTALITERGVAAASETGLMELYCDD; this is translated from the coding sequence ATGAACATTGATGGCACAGCCTGGCGCACCATCTGGCTTGAAAAAGATGGGCATTCAGTCGGCGTGATCGATCAAACCCAACTGCCCCACAAGTTCAGCACCCTCAAGCTCAGCAACTGCCAAGAGGCCGCAACCGCAATTAGCACCATGATAGTGCGTGGGGCTCCATTGATCGGAGTTACCGGAGCCTATGGATTAATGCTGGCCCTACAAGAAGACCCCAGCGATAACGCCCTAGAAGCGGCCTTTAAGCAACTCAATGCCACCCGGCCAACAGCAGTCAATCTGCGCTGGGCCCTCAAACGAATCCGAGACAAAGTAAAACCGCTTCAACCAGCTAAGCGGGCAGAGGCCGCCAGAGCCGAGTCTGCCCTCATTGCCGAGGAGGACGTGGCCATGTGTGAGGCCATCGGCAACCATGGCTTAGCAATCATCCAAAAGCTAGCTGCAGGCAGACCAAGCGTGCGGCAAAAAGAGCCCATACAAGTGCTCACCCACTGTAATGCTGGCTGGCTAGCCACCGTTGATTGGGGGACCGCGCTGGCACCGATTTACAAGGCCCACCGGGCTGGCCTAAACATTCATGTATGGGTTGACGAGACACGCCCCCGCAACCAGGGCGCAAGCCTCACTGCCTACGAACTAGGTCGTGAAGGCGTACCCCATACCGTGATCGTGGATAACGCGGGTGGGCACCTTATGCAGCAAGGATATGTTGACGCAGTCGTCGTAGGTAGCGACCGAACCACACGTAGCGGTGACGTGTGCAACAAAATCGGCACCTATCTCAAGGCCTTAGCGGCTCTAGACAACGGCGTGCCCTTTTATGTGGCCCTACCCGCCTCAACAATCGACTGGTCAATCTCGGATGGGGTCGCAGAAATCCCTATCGAAACCCGCTCGGCGATGGAAGTGACCCACATCCAAGGACGAAACAACAACGCTTCTAGCAACAACCAACTCACCACCGTGCAACTCACTCCCAATCAAAGCGAAGGATTCAACCCTGCTTTTGATGTAACCCCTGCGCGCCTCGTAACGGCCCTAATCACCGAACGCGGAGTCGCGGCAGCAAGCGAGACGGGCCTCATGGAGCTTTACTGCGATGATTAA
- a CDS encoding bifunctional aldolase/short-chain dehydrogenase, translating to MTCQNRWSDAEAQAAIKSYAAQDVSEDLALRTYTARLLGSDPQLVLHGGGNTSVKTSCIGLFGDHIPVLCVKGSGWDLSTIEPAGHPAVRLENLQALRDLSALSDEDMVAAQRSNLIDPSSPNPSVEALLHAFLPSKFVDHTHAVAVLALADQPDAQQICRELYGRRVAIVPYVMPGFQLALAAIKAYEQAEVEAAQAGVELEGMVLLKHGLFSFGPTAQQSYERMINLVRKAEERLGETPTLCLPPPTNPAPKKNIAAILLPLLRGALAQSAAVHNAPQRWLMELRSTPLALQLVNDIHLQDWSRRGVATPDHVIRTKPWPLILKKPPQLQGDEAIESCHVLEEWLHSAKLALEKYINSYQDYFERQNARVGSHKQHLDPLPRLIAIPELGLVGLGRSTAEANVTADIGEAWAATLMAAESVGRFQPVNEADTFEMEYWSLEQAKLGKGKEAPLARHVVLVTGGGGGIGAAIALAFAKQGAQVVVLDKNGEAATTTAKECGSSALGLKCDLTNASEVHDAFTTIAACFGGLDIVVSNAGAAWSGDIATLPESKLRASFELNLFAHQHVAQAAVRLFRAQGNRTTETSKSLGGQLLFNVSKQALNPGPGFGAYGIAKAALLALMKQYALEEGPSSIRCNAINADRIRSGLLDQAMIRERAEARGISEANYMGGNLLGAEVRASDVANAFVALALMPRTTGALLTVDGGNVAAMVR from the coding sequence ATGACGTGCCAAAACCGCTGGTCGGATGCCGAGGCACAAGCTGCCATCAAGTCTTACGCCGCGCAGGACGTCTCTGAAGACCTGGCTCTCCGCACTTACACAGCCCGTCTGCTCGGCTCAGATCCCCAGCTGGTGCTGCATGGAGGAGGCAACACCTCGGTTAAAACCAGCTGCATAGGATTGTTTGGCGATCACATACCAGTGTTGTGCGTGAAGGGCTCGGGCTGGGACCTATCAACCATCGAGCCGGCCGGCCATCCTGCTGTGCGATTGGAGAACCTGCAGGCCTTAAGAGATCTATCTGCACTTAGCGACGAAGACATGGTTGCAGCTCAACGCAGCAACCTGATCGATCCATCGTCACCCAACCCTTCGGTTGAAGCACTCCTACACGCGTTCTTACCAAGCAAATTCGTCGATCACACCCACGCAGTAGCTGTTTTAGCCCTAGCAGATCAACCAGATGCCCAACAGATCTGCCGTGAACTCTACGGTCGACGTGTCGCGATTGTTCCCTATGTCATGCCTGGCTTTCAACTAGCCTTAGCCGCCATCAAAGCCTACGAGCAAGCAGAAGTAGAAGCAGCTCAAGCGGGAGTTGAACTTGAAGGGATGGTGCTTCTCAAGCACGGCTTATTTTCGTTTGGACCCACAGCACAACAAAGCTACGAGCGAATGATCAACTTGGTGCGTAAGGCGGAAGAGCGTCTTGGGGAAACCCCAACGCTTTGCCTACCACCACCAACCAATCCAGCTCCTAAAAAAAACATCGCTGCGATTCTGCTCCCACTTTTACGTGGTGCCCTGGCTCAATCCGCAGCTGTGCATAACGCCCCCCAACGTTGGCTTATGGAGTTGCGCTCAACCCCACTGGCACTCCAACTAGTAAATGACATTCACCTCCAAGACTGGTCTCGCCGTGGAGTCGCGACCCCCGACCACGTGATCCGAACCAAACCCTGGCCTCTCATTCTCAAAAAGCCTCCACAACTCCAAGGAGATGAAGCGATTGAATCCTGCCACGTGCTGGAGGAATGGCTCCACTCAGCAAAACTGGCATTAGAGAAATACATCAACTCATATCAGGATTACTTCGAGCGTCAGAATGCTCGCGTTGGAAGCCATAAACAACACCTCGATCCACTACCAAGGCTGATCGCAATCCCTGAACTTGGCCTCGTTGGCCTAGGACGTTCAACCGCCGAAGCCAATGTCACCGCAGATATTGGTGAAGCCTGGGCCGCCACACTGATGGCAGCTGAATCAGTGGGACGTTTTCAACCAGTCAACGAGGCAGATACCTTCGAGATGGAGTACTGGAGTCTCGAACAAGCAAAGCTCGGCAAGGGCAAAGAAGCACCACTGGCACGCCATGTTGTCTTGGTCACTGGTGGTGGTGGTGGAATTGGTGCAGCGATCGCCCTTGCCTTCGCCAAGCAAGGTGCACAAGTTGTCGTACTTGACAAGAATGGTGAAGCCGCAACAACGACTGCCAAAGAATGTGGCTCAAGCGCTCTCGGACTGAAGTGCGACCTCACCAATGCGTCTGAGGTCCATGATGCATTCACGACAATTGCAGCTTGCTTCGGGGGTTTAGACATCGTGGTATCCAATGCTGGGGCGGCTTGGAGCGGAGACATTGCCACTCTTCCAGAATCCAAGTTGCGAGCAAGCTTCGAGCTCAACCTATTTGCTCACCAGCACGTTGCACAAGCTGCAGTTCGCCTGTTTCGAGCCCAGGGCAATAGAACGACAGAAACCAGCAAATCTTTAGGCGGACAGCTGCTCTTCAATGTCAGCAAGCAAGCGCTAAACCCAGGCCCTGGTTTTGGAGCTTACGGAATTGCAAAAGCTGCATTGCTGGCACTTATGAAGCAATACGCCCTGGAAGAAGGGCCCTCAAGCATTCGCTGTAACGCCATCAATGCAGATCGGATTCGGTCCGGCCTGCTCGATCAAGCAATGATT